A single region of the Nicotiana sylvestris chromosome 6, ASM39365v2, whole genome shotgun sequence genome encodes:
- the LOC138870497 gene encoding uncharacterized protein — protein MLVNLELLDERRDLAHIRMAAQKQRIERYYNRRANLRYFKVGDLVLRKVTQNTWELNAGKLGPAWEGPYQVSTVTGKGSYELETQNGEKLSSKWNVAQLKRYYC, from the coding sequence ATGTTAGTCAACTTGGAGCTACTCGATGAGCGCAGGGACTTGGCACATATAAGAATGGCAGCGCAAAAGCAGAGAATAGAAAGATATTATAATCGAAGAGCCAACCTCCGTTACTTCAAAGTGGGAGATTTAGTTCtaaggaaagtaactcaaaacaCCTGGGAACTCAACGCAGGGAAGCTAGGTCCAGCCTGGGAAGGTCCCTATCAGGTTTCAACTGTCACTGGGAAAGgttcatacgagttggagacTCAGAATGGAGAAAAGTTATCAAGCAAGTGGAATGTGGCACAACTCAAGAGATATTATTGCTGA